From Azospirillum brasilense:
CCCAGCGGCTCCCACTGCGGGCGCAGGCTTTCCGTCACCTGCTCCAGGAAGGACCGCAGCGCGACGGTCTGGCGCAGCCCGCCATGGTCCGCCGCCACCCCCTTGAAGCAGCGCACGATCTCCCCGGCGCGGGCGATGGTGCCGGACAGCAGGGCGGCCAGTTCCCCGGCGCTCGCCAGGAAGCGTTCCAGCTCGGCGCGGCGGAGCTGGTTGGCGGTCAGCCGTTCCGTCATCGCGGCAACCCGGTCGCCGAGGTGGGACGCGCTGCCCAGCGCCACGCCGATGGGCGTGTTGATCTCGTGGGCCACGCCGGCGACCATCTGGCGCAGCGCCGCCATCTTCTCGCGCTGGGCCTGGGCCAGCTTGCGCGTGCGCTCGCGGACCAGCGCCTCCAGATGCTCATTCTCGTCCTTCAGGCTGCGGTTGGCCCGGCGCAGCGACAGGTGGGTGGCGACGCGGGCGCGCACGATGGCCGGGCTGAAGGGCTTCGTCACGTAATCGACGGCCCCGGTTTCCAGTCCGAAGGCCTCCTCCTCCGGGCTGGACAGGGAGGTGATGAAGATCACCGGGACGTCGCCGGTGGCCGGGTCGGTCTTCAGCAGCCGGCACACCGCGTAGCCGTCCAGCCCCGGCATCATCACGTCGAGCAGCACCAGCTCCGGCGGGTCCGCGGAAGCCAGCTCCAGCGCGCGGCGGCCGGAGGTCGCGAAGCGCACCTCGTGCCGGTCCTCCAGCACGCTGGCGAGCGCGCGGATGTTGGCCGTGTCGTCATCGACGATCAGAATGTGACCACCGCTCACGGCGTCGTCTCCCGGTCCCGTTCCCTGTTGCATACGGCGGCAAGCCGTTCCAGCGCCGCGCGGGCGGCGGCGAAGTCCAACTCCTCCACAGCCCGCCCCACCTTGTCCATCGCCTCGTCGTGACCGCGCCCGGCCAGCAGGCCGCGCAGAGCGGCGAAGCGGGCCGCCGCCGACAGGCTGCCGCTGCGCAGCGCCTCTTCCAGCGCGCGCAATGCCTCTTCCAGCTTGCCCGGGTCGCCGAGAGGAACCACCGGGATTTCCGGCACGACCTCCAAGGGCACCTCCACGCTGCGCAGCGTTTCCGCCGAAGCCAGCGCGGGACCAAGGGCGGCGGACAGG
This genomic window contains:
- a CDS encoding sensor histidine kinase; its protein translation is MSGGHILIVDDDTANIRALASVLEDRHEVRFATSGRRALELASADPPELVLLDVMMPGLDGYAVCRLLKTDPATGDVPVIFITSLSSPEEEAFGLETGAVDYVTKPFSPAIVRARVATHLSLRRANRSLKDENEHLEALVRERTRKLAQAQREKMAALRQMVAGVAHEINTPIGVALGSASHLGDRVAAMTERLTANQLRRAELERFLASAGELAALLSGTIARAGEIVRCFKGVAADHGGLRQTVALRSFLEQVTESLRPQWEPLGHRMAVDCPADLRMVSNPAILSAVLEQLVRNALEHAFPAGRHGLVTIGAAASGPETVLLSVADDGAGIAEGTAGRILEPFFTTRRGTGSVGLGLNIVDNLASDRLGGSFTIASRTGGGTLATLHLPVRTPPDL